A DNA window from Arachis hypogaea cultivar Tifrunner chromosome 18, arahy.Tifrunner.gnm2.J5K5, whole genome shotgun sequence contains the following coding sequences:
- the LOC112770546 gene encoding F-box/kelch-repeat protein At3g23880-like — protein sequence MDKDMQIENNDAKRNASRGLELVNCPAARTRQLADLSEELIMEILLRLPARRLVYLRRVCRSWRNLISSPDFTRNHLHRSCSCDPSLTPLRIAHYPHNGWNREIKFFSVQSMLDNPSEPTKAARFSEGGYYRIVGSCHGLLCFFGSYANHDMHAILWNPCTGFIFESPEISGEACFSGFGYDHLSDTYKFYATIIRKKMPYGVESSARIYTFGPTSSWRRIDDIPSSLLSAPKQQPWNKVDNKIGVFFNSSKACTINWDAYNVIVYFDMGIETYGHFPLPDRELDELSTCANLCVLRNCLSVCYEHMKTQSWIVWQMKEYGEAQSWNKLVTIPFHPRVRYLNRALTLQPLYISESDVLLAISPFFTIVLCNLNDGNINFTVNDISGEVDCKMAFIYHQSLVSPNGLQRNSSKMPLYFYIAKPSFSFSR from the coding sequence ATGGACAAAGACATGCAGATCGAGAATAATGATGCCAAGAGGAATGCGTCGAGAGGGCTGGAACTGGTCAATTGCCCCGCGGCAAGAACGCGGCAGCTGGCAGACCTTTCGGAAGAGTTGATAATGGAAATCTTGCTGAGGCTTCCGGCAAGGAGGCTTGTTTACCTAAGGAGGGTGTGCAGGTCATGGAGAAACCTAATTTCCTCCCCTGACTTCACCCGCAACCACCTTCATCGTTCATGCTCATGTGATCCAAGCTTGACTCCGCTGCGGATTGCTCATTACCCTCACAATGGTTGGAATAGAGAGATCAAATTTTTCTCCGTGCAGTCAATGTTGGACAATCCTTCTGAACCTACTAAAGCCGCTCGCTTCAGTGAGGGAGGCTACTACAGAATCGTTGGTTCTTGCCATGGATTGTTATGCTTCTTTGGTAGTTATGCTAACCACGACATGCACGCCATCTTGTGGAACCCCTGTACCGGATTCATATTTGAATCGCCGGAAATCAGCGGTGAAGCCTGCTTTTCTGGCTTTGGTTACGACCATCTCAGTGACACCTACAAATTTTATGCAACGATAATAAGGAAGAAAATGCCATATGGTGTTGAATCTAGTGCCAGAATTTATACATTTGGACCAACTTCGTCTTGGAGAAGAATTGATGATATCCCATCTAGCCTACTCAGTGCCCCAAAACAACAACCTTGGAATAAGGTGGATAATAAGATAGGGGTATTTTTTAATAGTAGCAAAGCATGCACTATTAATTGGGATGCTTATAATGTGATTGTTTATTTTGACATGGGTATAGAGACTTATGGTCATTTTCCCCTACCCGATAGGGAGTTAGATGAACTATCCACCTGCGCCAACTTATGTGTCTTGAGAAACTGTCTTTCCGTTTGTTATGAGCATATGAAAACACAAAGCTGGATTGTGTGGCAGATGAAGGAATACGGAGAAGCACAATCTTGGAATAAATTGGTAACGATTCCCTTTCATCCGCGAGTGCGTTATTTAAATAGAGCTCTTACTTTACAACCTCTCTACATCTCAGAAAGTGATGTGCTTTTGGCCATTTCTCCATTTTTCACAATAGTTCTCTGCAACTTAAACGATGGCAACATAAATTTTACTGTGAATGATATTTCTGGAGAAGTAGATTGTAAGATGGCTTTTATCTATCATCAAAGCTTAGTTTCACCAAATGGTCTTCAACGCAACTCATCCAAAATGCCGCTGTACTTCTACATAGCCAAACCCAGTTTTAGTTTCTCTCGGTGA